The following coding sequences lie in one Mucilaginibacter sp. KACC 22773 genomic window:
- a CDS encoding DUF2851 family protein, producing MLFTEDFLHYVWKFRLFDRSDLRTEDGEALEIFSTGIHNSDSGPDFHNARIKIGETLWAGNVEVHLSASDWQKHGHTTDEAYNNVILHVVYNNDLPLKLNNGRTVPTLQLNNRVPAELYGRYHQMIFGNQTIIPCEASIGAVDGLIMHNWLTRVLVERLEKKSTAVIAALAINRGDWEETFYQFLAANFGFKTNALPFELLAKSLPQLTLAKNKNNPMQIEALIFGQAGFLEGEISDDYPVKLKKEYDYLRKKYGLKPIENHLWKFMRLRPPNFPTIRLAQFAALIVSANHLFSKILEIKDIDALRNLFASIKTNEYWDNHYRFDVVSKPLPKVMGAASVDILLINTLALFLFSYGKHHQQQYYISRALKLLENLPAEKNNITADFVNLGVKITNAFESQALLELKNNYCNYKKCLQCGVGNKILKLS from the coding sequence ATGCTTTTCACTGAAGATTTTTTGCATTACGTATGGAAATTCCGTCTGTTTGACCGTTCAGATTTGCGAACGGAAGATGGCGAGGCACTGGAAATATTTTCCACGGGTATTCACAACAGCGATTCCGGCCCCGATTTTCATAACGCCCGGATTAAAATTGGAGAAACGCTTTGGGCTGGAAATGTGGAAGTACATCTTTCGGCTTCCGATTGGCAAAAGCACGGACACACCACCGATGAAGCTTATAATAATGTGATTTTGCATGTTGTTTATAACAACGATTTACCATTAAAACTAAACAATGGCCGAACAGTACCGACGCTCCAGTTAAATAACAGGGTTCCGGCTGAATTATATGGCCGTTATCATCAGATGATATTCGGCAACCAAACTATCATACCATGTGAAGCAAGTATTGGTGCAGTTGACGGCCTAATTATGCACAACTGGCTTACCCGTGTTTTGGTGGAACGGCTGGAAAAAAAATCGACTGCCGTAATAGCCGCCCTTGCCATTAACCGCGGCGATTGGGAAGAAACGTTTTACCAGTTTTTAGCCGCCAATTTTGGGTTTAAAACAAATGCCCTGCCCTTTGAACTGCTGGCAAAATCGTTACCGCAACTTACACTGGCTAAAAACAAAAATAACCCGATGCAAATTGAAGCGCTCATATTTGGCCAGGCAGGTTTTTTAGAGGGCGAAATAAGCGATGACTATCCCGTTAAGTTAAAAAAGGAATATGATTACCTGCGAAAGAAATACGGCCTTAAACCAATAGAAAACCATTTGTGGAAATTTATGCGCTTAAGGCCTCCCAATTTCCCAACCATCAGGCTTGCCCAATTTGCCGCGCTGATTGTTAGTGCCAATCACCTGTTTTCGAAGATATTGGAGATAAAGGATATCGATGCCTTACGCAACCTGTTTGCATCCATTAAAACAAACGAGTATTGGGACAATCATTACCGTTTTGATGTAGTTTCAAAACCATTGCCTAAAGTTATGGGAGCGGCTTCGGTTGATATATTGCTTATCAATACACTCGCATTGTTCTTGTTTAGCTATGGCAAACACCACCAGCAGCAATATTATATTAGCCGCGCACTAAAACTTTTAGAAAATTTACCGGCCGAGAAGAACAATATTACCGCAGATTTTGTTAACTTAGGGGTGAAAATTACAAACGCATTTGAATCGCAGGCACTGCTCGAACTAAAAAATAACTATTGTAATTACAAGAAATGCCTGCAATGTGGCGTTGGTAATAAAATATTAAAGCTCAGCTGA
- a CDS encoding HAD family hydrolase, giving the protein MKLKVIAFDADDTLWVNEPYFQNTERKFCSLLEDFLPEHDISKELFKVEVDNLPLYGYGIKGYILSMIEAALKISDNKIGIDTINIILQYGREMLNEPIELLDGVEHVLSTLKTDYRLVVATKGDLLDQERKLKKSGLSHYFHHIEIMSDKKEDDYIKLIKHLDINPEEFMMVGNSLKSDVMPVLNIGGYAIHVPYHTTWAHEHVETSLSHEKFMQADKLTDILSSVKG; this is encoded by the coding sequence ATGAAATTAAAAGTTATCGCTTTTGATGCCGACGATACCCTTTGGGTTAACGAACCTTATTTTCAGAATACAGAGAGAAAGTTTTGCAGCCTGCTGGAAGATTTTTTGCCCGAACATGATATTTCAAAGGAGCTTTTTAAGGTAGAGGTTGATAACCTGCCCCTTTACGGATACGGCATAAAAGGCTATATCCTGAGCATGATTGAAGCCGCATTAAAAATATCAGACAATAAGATTGGTATTGATACCATCAACATTATTTTACAATATGGGCGGGAGATGCTTAATGAGCCTATTGAACTGCTGGATGGCGTGGAGCACGTTTTATCAACGCTAAAAACCGATTATCGCCTGGTTGTAGCCACAAAAGGCGATCTGCTTGACCAGGAACGTAAACTAAAAAAATCGGGCCTGTCGCATTATTTTCACCATATCGAGATTATGAGCGATAAAAAGGAAGATGATTATATTAAACTGATAAAACACCTTGATATCAACCCTGAAGAGTTTATGATGGTGGGCAATTCGCTTAAATCGGATGTAATGCCGGTGTTGAATATTGGCGGATATGCTATACATGTACCCTATCATACCACCTGGGCACATGAACATGTGGAGACAAGCTTAAGTCATGAAAAATTTATGCAGGCCGATAAGCTTACAGATATTTTATCATCGGTAAAAGGATGA
- a CDS encoding PspC domain-containing protein has protein sequence MLQRILTFFERYSFGVCTYLGEKFNISIAKIRLFFIYSSFLAVGFPLIFYFFAGIVLDIRNYVKRTHTRATDL, from the coding sequence ATGCTACAAAGAATATTAACTTTTTTTGAACGCTACTCCTTCGGTGTATGTACATACCTGGGCGAAAAATTCAACATTTCGATAGCCAAAATCCGTTTGTTTTTTATTTATTCATCGTTTTTAGCGGTAGGTTTCCCCCTTATATTCTACTTCTTCGCCGGTATTGTGCTCGATATCCGTAATTATGTAAAGCGTACCCATACAAGGGCTACTGATCTTTAA
- a CDS encoding DUF1493 family protein — translation MIKTIQLMEEILPPLKEFIVDYCSRYKIRSVDPGSLCLETSLDLDLDIFDIEIDLFLADFTDQFKIDQSKFTWYKYGYPKGSTRVRMIKMVFGYNSTWVKQLAHYCYKPKFKVRNLQDAVITGMLV, via the coding sequence ATGATCAAAACTATTCAATTAATGGAAGAGATACTGCCCCCTTTAAAAGAATTTATTGTTGATTATTGCAGCCGCTACAAAATTCGCAGTGTAGATCCCGGCAGCCTTTGCCTTGAAACCAGCCTTGATCTTGACCTCGATATTTTTGATATCGAAATAGACCTCTTTCTGGCCGATTTTACCGATCAGTTTAAAATAGACCAATCTAAATTTACCTGGTACAAATACGGGTACCCCAAAGGTTCAACCCGGGTAAGGATGATAAAAATGGTGTTTGGGTATAACAGCACCTGGGTAAAGCAACTTGCACACTACTGTTACAAACCCAAGTTTAAAGTGCGCAATTTGCAGGACGCCGTTATAACCGGCATGTTGGTGTAA
- a CDS encoding GNAT family N-acetyltransferase, which yields MPITKATLTDVAELNILINSAYRGEESKKGWTTETDLVGGIRIDEPMLIDYLNNDAITILKYTNTDGKIIGTVYLEVKGDKLYLGMFSVSPALQNGGVGRALIEEAEVIAKRLNLHTISMTVIRSRKELISWYERRGYAFTGEIQPFHDHGRFGAPKELIELIVMEKTV from the coding sequence ATGCCAATAACCAAAGCAACGCTTACCGACGTGGCCGAACTAAATATATTAATTAATAGTGCCTACCGGGGCGAAGAATCAAAAAAAGGCTGGACTACAGAAACAGACCTGGTTGGCGGTATCAGGATTGATGAACCGATGTTGATTGATTACCTGAATAACGATGCCATCACTATTTTAAAATATACCAACACAGATGGCAAGATCATAGGTACGGTATATCTTGAAGTTAAAGGGGATAAGTTATACCTGGGTATGTTTAGCGTATCGCCGGCGCTGCAAAATGGGGGAGTGGGTCGCGCTTTAATTGAGGAGGCCGAAGTTATTGCAAAGCGACTTAACCTCCATACCATCAGCATGACGGTAATACGTAGCCGCAAAGAGTTGATTAGCTGGTATGAGCGGCGCGGTTACGCATTCACGGGCGAAATTCAGCCATTTCATGATCACGGCCGTTTTGGAGCACCAAAAGAATTGATAGAACTTATTGTAATGGAAAAAACGGTTTAA
- a CDS encoding cupin domain-containing protein, protein MQNQFFHLFSDIKTKEIAPGYFSKLIHTKSNTINFIEVKAGISLPMHKHVHEQSSFVLEGKFELTVDGIPQVLDPGMFAIIPSNIVHGGTAVTDCKLIDIFSPAREDYKLL, encoded by the coding sequence ATGCAAAACCAATTTTTTCACCTCTTTAGCGATATCAAAACCAAAGAGATTGCGCCGGGATATTTTTCAAAACTGATCCACACCAAATCCAACACCATCAATTTTATTGAAGTAAAGGCTGGCATATCTTTACCGATGCATAAACACGTACACGAACAATCTTCGTTTGTGCTGGAAGGCAAATTTGAGCTTACTGTTGATGGTATTCCGCAGGTGTTAGATCCCGGGATGTTTGCAATCATCCCATCAAATATTGTGCATGGTGGTACCGCTGTTACTGATTGCAAACTAATTGATATTTTTAGCCCTGCCCGCGAGGATTATAAATTATTGTAA